The Miscanthus floridulus cultivar M001 chromosome 6, ASM1932011v1, whole genome shotgun sequence genomic interval GGACatcggagaattctttctgccgatataaaatattatcttagccatatcacgaaaaagtctatacagtagagtttgtgagcctacgacgccgcgctctccgtgactgtattaatttcacgaactttgtttttgaattaaatgtcactttaacgtcggtatttaatttaatagtattgttatcttatcgtgcgatccatgtatttttagtacaaaagatttagttgtccccaAGCGAGACACGCACACGCTACCTAATTACCCTAAAAAAGTCAAAGCCTACCGTCTGTTGGTAGTGGTATATAAACGTATTGATGAGTTTATTACCCTAAAAAATTCGTAGCCTACCGTCTGTTGGTGGTATATAACCGTATTGAGTTTATTACCCTAAAAAATCGTAGACTTCACTGGCATAGCGacatcacaagtcacaaccagCACTGCAACAGTCAACAGACTACTGGGAAGCATCACACCACATGACGAGCAGAAGAACCAGACCCCGTTGCAATTCTCAGTAGAGTGAACGAATATATATAAGTTAGGGCCTCATTTTTTACACTACAAGGGAGAATCACCCAAAAGGGTGCTTCGTCTGTTTCTGATTcgtctccttctcattttgcactCTTTTTCTTAAGAGAATCCCAATTTAGAATCTCTACCAAACATTTTCAAAGAATGTGATTgagaataacaaaaaaaaaaagtatgTTTGGCTAGGAGAATCCAGAGCCTGCCAAACGTCTGTTGGCATCTTCACTCCTATAGAGTTCACTACACTGAATGATTGATTCCCGGCAACAAGGGATGAAATGAAATGAATAAGGAGTACCAAACAACTTTCTTCTAGCCCTGCATGTAGATTAAGGGGATGAATGCTGATGCTCCGCAAACAATCAATTCTTCAGATTCCCCGTTGGATTCAATCCAACCAATGGGAAGGAACAAAGCGTCCAATTTCAGTGCAGACACTTTGGACTGATTCAGGAAGCGTGACACAAGACATGTAGAAGAAACAGATCAGCTGCGAATTTCAGTAAGATCATTCCTTATACAAGATACAACCTCCGTATTATaaaacgttttggcttttctagatacatttcttttgttatatatctagacatagtgcgtatttaagtgcatagcaaaagcaatGTCAATAAAATTTGCAACGGAGGGAGTTGTAGATAGTACCATGTGATTGTCATTTGAATTCTGAAGTACTGATGTAGAGTTCCCTTCATTGAGTCAATACAGTACAGGCTTTCGGAAGGGACAAAAAATGGAAAAAGAATAGCGAAACAATAGTATTGGctccaaaaaaaagaaaagtgaCATTGTGAGATCCAAGTTTCTTCTGGTCCAGCAGGCTGATATACGTCCTGATGTTCCCTACACAACAATTTCCTCAAGACACCCCACAAGAACAACCAATGGGGTTAGGCGTCAAAGCACCAAACCGACGTCGGCTCCGTGGAAATCATTCATGTATCAAGCCACCAATTTTCAGATGGTGTTTGCACCAGGTCTCCTGTCCAATGTCCCAAGATAATTAATTAGAGCAATAAAAACTAACAGCGGCACTGAGAATATAAAAGTTAGACATTGGATTCTTGTGATCAGTTCTCTGAAATTACACTCCTTTCGCACTAATGGATCCAATTTTTTATGTATTAACGAGACAAAACCGACCAATCATAGCAATatacataatgcaaacaattttGCTCACTGTTTAAGTGGTAGTGACAGCTACAACTGGccaaaaaagataaaaaaaatgctcatatatatttttttcacATGTTCGACACAAAGCTTGCATCTTTCCCGTGCTTATTTGCCTTGCTACCACCAGATCAAGTCAAAGACAAGAAATGAACAAATTTTGCATCAAACTTGTAAGGGTTTGATCTTGGATCACACATTTGGAGTACACTAGGCAGGGGGGCTGGGTTCAGAACCGACCGAATCGGGCGATGGCGGTTGGATCATGAGATCCGTCACACTCGCTAGGCCTGGTTGTCAGTCTTGCGGTCGCCGTGCGAGTCGCGCTCCTGCAGCAGCGAGCCGGCCTCCTCGTCGGCCTGCGCCGCCTTCTTCTGTGCCTCCTTGGCCTTGAGCGCCTGCAGCTTGACGTGGTTGTAGTACCCCACCCCGAGGAAGGCGATCCCGTAGCCGAAGAGGTTGATGGGGGTGACGGTGTCCCGGATGACGGACCAGGAGAAGGCGATGAGCAGCCAGTCCTTGACGACGCCGGCGACGTTCATGGTGAGAGCGGAGGTCTTGCCGACGAGCAGGAAGACGGCGAGGTTGAGCGCGAAGGCGCAGAGCGAGTTGGTGCCGAAGACGAAGAGGTCCGGCTGGAAGCTGCCGACGGCGCGCAGCCTGGGCAGCTCGACGAAGACCCAGGGCACGACGAGGAAGGCGAGGCAGCAGGGCGCGACGTAGTAGAGCGAGGTGATGGGGTTGAGAGAGATGCCCTTGGAGGTGAGGAGGATCTGGATGAGGACGAGGCGCGTGGCCTCGAAGGCGACTGCGGCGAGCTGCAGGGCGACGCCGCGGGCGTCGAAGCGGGCCTCGCCGTaggcggcaatggcgacgccGAAGGAGATGGAGAGCATGTTGAGCATGGCGGAGGACTTGAAGGTCTCCTTCTTGAAGAGCGCCCCGATGGAGTAGACGGCGACGGGCATGAGCGCCTTGAGCATCTGGATGAAGGAGACGGAGAGGTAGATGTAGGCGGAGTTAGAGAACCAGAGCGAGAGCGAGTAGAGCGCGCCGATGGGCACCACGGAGGAGACGTAGAGCTGCGACGTCATGGCAGGCGAGGACGGGAGGTCGACGACGCGGAGGACGCGGACGAGCGCCACGGCGAGGGAGGAGCAGAAGGCCATGTGCACcatggtgagggagatggggaagGGCCAGTTGTACATCTTGGGGTCGAGGATGTACTTGTTGTAGACGATCACGGAGAAGGAGAGGATGATCCACACCGCCACGTACATATACGAGATCAGGACCTTGCGGATCACCGACTCTGAcatgccgccgtcgccgccgccgccgctggccccTTCCTTGCCCATAGCTGGCCTCTGCCCCCCGCTTCCTCGCGCTGCTACGGTGAGGGGGCGCGGAGGCGGTGGATCCCGACTCTCGAGTGGGTGGGAGATCtggaagggagggaggaggaggcggatCTGGGACTGGGAGGGCGGAGGTAGGTGACGGGGGGATTTGGACCGGGCGGGCAGGGGTTCTTGCAGACTTCGGCCGGAGCGGATGGGGATGCTGGCCACGTGGACAATTGCGTTGATGCTTTGATGGAACTTTTATAGGAGCTTCTGTTTAGTGAAGGGTGCTTTGACCGAAcaatttggtttttttttttaagtttctcacaGATAGAtctctggcggaaagaattcagaaaatggatccttaactcggcgccattgatgctgatgACGAGCTCGGTGCCAGCGTCTCTGGcgtcgagctcctgggcacggtccatgacctgccagggggctcggcgccagagtgactgacgccgagctccctgcatttaaccccggctcaaccttcttgcccgagcgttttttctcttctttctcatccctctcgggtttttgTCTTCCCACTttaccctacctcacgaatcgacatattggaccttaaaaaccttgatttgatctgtagatcttcgagagcaaggtatcatcgctCCCCTTCTTGTTTTTTCACATCGAttaggtatatattagtcggatttttggacctaagaatcgtcatcacttagggtttcattgtatccctcaatatatgtattatacaaccgtaggttgattccaaggcgtggaaaaagctagcaaacctagacgtatgtagttatgttatgggttcattgttgtggatcaaatgacaAACCCTAGGTTTaaggtttaatgttaactgctttcggttcttagaacgaaattggttgtattgtagttatggttctcattgatatttatttgtgatattttgatttatgtttgttaaattacatccgttttgttagatgcaagaaatgtttcgggaggagttttgacgaaaacggggtcgtcctcgagaattataccccgacgcgtctagcaaagatacccccgtccctcctgacctctctgtccctaactgtgactgtggtttcccggcccatgtttttcaatcgaaacatccggatacagcggcgcgttgcttctacacatgtagtcggtttaatgtaagaaattgtttgcactatcctttttctttatttatgtaagtatgctactaatattttgttggaatctcgttgtgtgggaccatgagaggtgccttttctttcagtggatcgatgatgtagacaagtttgatcctaggtacctcttgttcgacgattggtttagagggagacatccacgtgagcacttgaagcggtgggttccacccccctaaccctcctccaatgacggctaaggagaagcacctagccacagttagacgactcgaggaacctcctctgtgcgattgcggagatcgagctgtgataaaccctgagaatacgttggagtttatgtgtccaaataagcatgaagtaagtgcaaagtgtatgtgttgaaatcttgagctatatgtgttcatgtactaatgtctcattatttaggtgttttcaatggcgaagtgtcgtttcaaggagtggttgtatggtcctaagaaccaatggccggaagaaccgcagagggttaaggaaaagaagaaaaaagggtaatctacaaagcacctcctgtcatgtgcgaatgtggtgtaaaatccaactatggcctagtcccttcggagcttgaaatatgtcattattgcggccatatgattgagtatgatgaggttcgttatttttctggtaaacatgaaatcatattttgtttgttttgctaagacatatatgatataatatttcttctgaacagagcactaggaaatgcagttgggaatgttatgatggtcaagctaagttcttggatgaactgaagaagaggcaactaattgcacggaagaggggatatggacctgactacgtcaacctattcgttaaacatcacaaagaaaagatgcgtgagtttgctagacagcgcggtatttgtcaacctattcgttaaacatcacaaagaaaagatgtgggggcggcggcgcgcgcTCGGCGCGGGCTGGCGCGGGCTCGGCACGGGGTGGCAGCGCGGCGCGGCGCAGGAACAGGCACGGGCGCGGTGGCGCGGGCGCGAGGGTGGcatgggcgcgggcgcggcggtgacGAGAGcaagggcgacggcggcggcggggctagggcgcgagaggaagaagaagagaggaaaggcGCGGGCCCGGTAGATATTTTCGAGCTCGGCGTCAGGATCTACagcgccgagccccctggcaggtcaTCGACCGTGTCCAGGAGCTCGGCCCCAgagactctggcgccgagctcggcgccagcatcattggcgccgagctaagggtccattttctgaattctttccgccataggtctatttgtgagaaactttcaaaaaaaaaaagaggccaaattataaaaaattcgggTGCTTTGACTTGTTTCCTGGCCCCAGTCGGGTTTTGGGTTCAGACTTCAGGGGCAGAGAGCTTCCTGTGTCGACCGGTGTGCCGCCGGGCCGTGGCAAGTGGCCTCGGAACGGAAACGGGCTTACCGTCGGTGCACCAAAATTTCTAACCGTCAAGTAGTTTTATTACAGGATAGGGATAAAGCAAACTCAGGaaaagaagcaaaaaaaaaaaaagcttctaCGACCTGACCTAATAGCGAAATAGGCAAGTTCACGAGCTACATTATTCTAACACATACTATTCTTAACCACCTCCAAACTACGGAGCTCCTCCATCTCAACTCGTGCTTCGCGAAACTAAGGACCATGCCACCGATCGGGCCTGCTCATTGTTCTTCAGTTTATCAGCGATCACCGTAGgccatgttcgtttctcttataatctgttttttcagcttattttttcagtcgaaaacgatgtttttctctcaaaacaaatcagccggaacagtgtttcggcttgttttttcagcgaagcgaatgagGCTATAGTCAGTTTGAAGCACCACAGGCGTATCAGGCCATCGTGCAGCCAAAAACGATTCCTTCACGGCACGTTGCTTCTTCGGCATCCCTGCAGTGAAACAATAAGCGCCAACCTTTTGGAAGAAAGGATTTAAAGTACGTAGAAATAATAAAAACTTATTACGAATGATATATCCTAACACTTTAAATCCCCATAGTACTTCAAGGCAAAGAAAGTTTAAAGAGTGTCTTTAGAAAGTAGAAacaatatactccctccgtccaaaataAGTTATCTAGGTTTTGGAACACAAAGATGACACTGCTAACCCTATGTTCGTCCCTGCatccaaataaaaaaaacatttgcacatgccgccatggccgccacacgGCTTCACAATAGAGCGCCACCAACACCATATTGCTGCTCCATGCATCCTGCCAGTGCCAGGCTACCACCTTGAGCCCTCGTCGGTTTTTCTCCTACTCCCCCGTCTCAAAAAGACGGTGATGCTAAGACCAAGCACGAAACCAAAATGTGATTTGAAAATTACAAGAATACCCTATAACTGACTAACACTGACAGTCTACCATTACATTTCTGTAACAAGCAAGAGGACATGAACTTTCGGGACTACTCGTAGCGACAGAGGATACATTCGTTTTCAACCTTACCATATAGTAGAAAGTATATATGACATGCTTCTAAATATACATTTGTTTATGAAAATAAGAAGCTTCACTTTTCAAAACATCAGTTAGCTTTTTGTGTGATCGCTATATATACCTGCACCTATCCAAAACAACATACGAGTCTGTTTAAACAAGGGACAAGATGCCGGTCAATTTCTTCTACTTTGTTTTCTTATATTAATCAAAACGCAGTGCAGAGAGTATGCTGAGCTGCTCAAAAAGGGTTAAACATGGAAACATTTTGTCTTCCTGACAGAGCAAATCATTTCAAATCCTATCGTGGCCACATACAACCGTGCATTAGACACCCTCTTTAATTTGGACTTACTACTGTTTCTAGTGCTGATGTAGTTAGGCCTATTTGGTAGGTGCCGTAGTTTGTCACACCTAATCTGTGGTAAACTATGACTGCCATAGAAACTGTAGCGAGAAAGCTACAGTATGACGAAGTTTAGGACAGAGATGAGTTTATGACGTGTGAGACATGATGCTAAGAAAGTGTGGCACGTTATAATTGCGACAGTAACCAAACAGGTGCTGAAAAAACTGTGATATGACTAACCTTTGGTATGACAAGTTTTGGTCACTAATCGAATAAGTTATAGTGTATTACTTGATGCCTAGGTACTTTGACATTTCTTGCGCAAAAAAAGGTACTTTGACATTTCGGTTGTGTAGCTTGTTTAATGTTGAACACCAGTTAACTTAGGTGTAGTATTCCATTCCCTCTGTTCCAGactataagtcactttgacttttttgatacatagaatttagatgcatagcaaaatggatataTCAAAACaattaaagcgacttataatttggaacggatgaagTATTTCCTTAAAAAAAGGTTTCCGAAATTCGGCTCAGTGCCTCGGTGGCACTAACATGCTTGCACAAGTTCTTTACAGGGAATTACAATCGCTTGCAGTgtgagggcctgtttggaacgcaggaataaaAAATATAGGAATGaaaaaaaacacaggaatagaaAGTGAGTAGAGGTTGAAAACAGAGGATTGAAAAACGTAGGAATTTTGTGGGAATGagtgtttggaatggaggaaccAAAAGTTTCAGTAAGACCATTAATACCACTTTAACAATATTTTTTGTATTATAATAATCAGCACCGTAGGCATTAGACAAATGATCCCATGCATTTGGACAATAGCAGTATCAAGAAATGAGCTAGTGCTCTTTTGTTTATCTCCTCTACGTTATTTTGCCTCGGTCTTATGCGAAACCAGAGCTCAGACTGGATGTATTTTTTCCTACGTTTTGTGAAGGGAACTGAACCTTTCCTTTGGAACTGAAACGAGCGTTCCTGCGTTCCAAACGCCGCCTGACGTCATCCAAACAGAGGAACTGGTTTCCTTCAAAGTTCCTGTGAAAATACTCCAATCCAAACGGGCCCTGAATCGGCAACCCTGTCATGCTACCCGCTGGCATTGCAAGAGCAACCAAGAACATACAATGTCCATGAGAGTTTGTGCGGCAGCCCCAGCGCTGGAGTCGACTCAAGATGCCTGCCACCGAAACCGGGCTACAGCACGCGTGGAGTACGTGTGCCCTGGCCGGCCCTCTTGGGAATGGGAAGGTCAGAATGGATGCCGCCAAAATCATGACGCACCAGACGACCCTCAGCCGGTTCGTTTCTTGGTTTCAGCCAGACTTATTAatcaatcaatagtatttttctcttacaacgaaTCAACACTAACCAAATTTATCAACTCACCCAGCGAACAGGCTCCTCAGCGCATGCGGTCGAAACTGGCGTCCAGACGTCCTTGGTTGGCCTGGTCTGACTTCCGCGCAGCCGCGCAGGGGTAATTGAACTTCCGGTGAGAACCAGAAACCCCCGTCCAGACTCCAGAGTCCAGACCATAATACAGGGGCCCGGCCGCCCGGCCGAGGCAAGTCGGATGTAGGAATCGCAACAGCAGCATGGGCCCTTCAAACGCCTCTCCTGTCCAATGTGATTAGCTGACAGGCTTCCGGCCTTCCAGGATCTCCAAAAATTGTGTGTGCCTCTCACAGTCTCGCCTAATTCCAGACGGGAACCCTTCTTCCACCCAAAGCGTTAATTAAGCGTGGACCTCATGGATCCGCCTCACCAAACCGGACCGAACGACGACGATCCCTCCTCCGTTCTCCCCACCGTGCCGAACCCAAGGAAGTGGACCATCCAGCGACGAACGAGAACGAGCGACACTGACACGCGCGCGGTGTTGGCAAGGCGCCGAGCGAGCTTGCCCGCGTCCGCGTGGAAAAACAGAGCCCTGTTTGGTGCGGTTCGGCGAGCTGGCGACAGTGACGCCGACGGCCTTGGCGGCTACCgctaccgccaccgccaccgccaccgccaccgcgagACCGTAGCGCAGTGCGGGTGCAGCGCAGCTGGGCGCAGGAAAACGATGGAATTGAGTAGGGCGAGCGAGGTTGGCGGTGACCGACACTGACCCTGTGGCGAGTTTGGTGAGCTCAGCGGATCTGCATTGCATGTGGTGGACCATACGGACGACCCCCGGGCGGGGCATCGTTCTCtgcttgttttttctttttttctccagCGCTTGTGCACTTGTGCTGGCATATTCCCACGTGAACCAGGTACCCTTCCATGATTATTGGGTGAGACAGTGAGACTTTTCCCGAATCCGATCCCTGCAAAAGAGATGCCAGGCAGCTGCACCTTTGTGCCGTCCCGTTCGTCCTTCGTCGGAAGCTTCAATTCGGAGCTGCAGTGAACAGATCGAAAGCTTTTGTTTTGTCTTCACTTCTAGCATTGGACAGCCAATCCAAGTATCCAACACTACTACAAGATGGTGTGCGTGATTGAGAAATGGCATGCAGGGATCAATCGCACGGTAGGCTGTGTGTGGTTAAGGAAGCGTTGTCTGTCTCTGCCTCTCTGGTGAGTGGTAAGGCCCGAGATATGTAACGTGCGCAGGAGGGAAATGAAATTGTTGACAGCAGCTGAGCACCAAGATGGAGCTTTTTGTTATGTTCCAGCCACCGGCTTATGTATGGATGGatccattaataacaaagaaagCTTCATGGAGACCTGGGGGGCAGCCGAGCTCTTTTCAGTTTCGCCTTGACGAGGACAGTGAACCACCACCCAGAACCTGCTGCTGATGCTGACTCGCTGCAACTGCAACACTCAATGCAAGTTTCCCTCAACAGTTCGCATGCCCTGTTTCTGTTGCCTGATGCACATCGCACGTCCACGACGGGGGAGTAATTTTTCCGTCAGGACGGGGGCAACCAACATGGCACTGCCCCATCGTTTCCCTTCACCGAaggacacacacacacgcactagCTGGGTGGATTTGTCAGATGCTTGACTCTTGAGTCCACAGAGCTGAAAGGGACGATGGAACCATAACGAAAGCGATCGATCCTACTATCTCTTCTCCGAATTTTTCGAGAATTGTTAGCAAAAGTGAGCCCCCCTCCTTATGCCGTGCAGCGTAGGTAACAAGTGATGGCGCATCGTCAGTCAATCTAGTGTAGCAGACTAGCGGCAGCTTGGGATACCGTACAGCCCATTCGGCAGAACTGAGAAATAAtctaaaatactgttccgactgattatCGTGAGAGGGAAATACCGTTCTATCTGAAACACTGTTCACGTGAACGGTGCTTCCgtgagtgggctggccagccagccaaaCGGATCAATGCTCATCAGTCATCTCAACTCTGTTTGTGCCACCGAGCTAAGCTGCACAGTGCATACAACAGCCTCAGCCATCAGGTCAAtgctcatcagtcatcacaaCCCTACAAAAGCTACAACTCTGTTGTGATCGCTGACTACAAATCCAAGCCTGTTTGTGGAGGAAATAAATCGAGTAGAGTAGAATCTAACAGAGCAAGACAGCTCAACCGTGCGCGCACGGCTAGAGTTCACTCGCCGAAGCCGGCCGTGTTCCTTGCATGGGGTGGAACATTTTATTTCTTTGTATGGAACATCTGCCATCTTCTGTCCGGAACAAATTTTCTTTTCGACCTGGAATAGAACTTTGATTCATGAGGCGGTGTCTTCCTTCAGGCGTGCAGTGCAGGCGTCTTCTCTGACGCCGGCGGCCGGTGGGGAGGTGCCCGACGGGTGGTGGCGGCGACTGGCGAGCGCACGTCCAAGCCTGCGTTTTTATTCAGCCTCAGCCAGCGACCGGTGTTCTTCTTATTCAGCTGGCAGCAAATTCATGGCCCAACTACGATGGAACGTATTGCAGCAGCCCAGGAAACACACGAGCCCAACTGCTGGGTTCGGGTGTCGTGCGTGCCCACGGGCTACATCTAGGTACTGGGCTAATCCGGGAGCTCGTGCCTGCTACTCTGGGCTGGGCTGGGGATGTTTCCGTGGCAGGCCGCAGGTGTGAGGGCCTCGCTAAGAAGGTGGTGGGATAAACaaagtcat includes:
- the LOC136459239 gene encoding probable sugar phosphate/phosphate translocator At2g25520 encodes the protein MGKEGASGGGGDGGMSESVIRKVLISYMYVAVWIILSFSVIVYNKYILDPKMYNWPFPISLTMVHMAFCSSLAVALVRVLRVVDLPSSPAMTSQLYVSSVVPIGALYSLSLWFSNSAYIYLSVSFIQMLKALMPVAVYSIGALFKKETFKSSAMLNMLSISFGVAIAAYGEARFDARGVALQLAAVAFEATRLVLIQILLTSKGISLNPITSLYYVAPCCLAFLVVPWVFVELPRLRAVGSFQPDLFVFGTNSLCAFALNLAVFLLVGKTSALTMNVAGVVKDWLLIAFSWSVIRDTVTPINLFGYGIAFLGVGYYNHVKLQALKAKEAQKKAAQADEEAGSLLQERDSHGDRKTDNQA